Proteins co-encoded in one Medicago truncatula cultivar Jemalong A17 chromosome 8, MtrunA17r5.0-ANR, whole genome shotgun sequence genomic window:
- the LOC11419511 gene encoding F-box/LRR-repeat protein fbxl-1 yields the protein MLWWRQDDDERETDDEVEVRGRSVLVLISHYFPLLEVLDLSYPLHCYHGAVELSHLKKLRKVNFSGHSDINDKSLLHLFKSCKVLEEAIMLHCFDITFDGIAKALRERPTLRSLSFSKTNGPVKVRYESAYTTSHFISSLSLKCLASLDLLSSNISDELLSSIATERLPLTRLVLQYCIGIVQVLGICCNIRHLNLSKCSMVKLEMNFEVPKLEVLNLSYTNVDDEALYMISKSCCGLLKLSLENCNDFTKKGVNHVVENCTQLRKISLDGCHKVHANIVSSMVSSRPSLRQITAPPTRTGAFSARKVKYFLRQGCLVC from the exons ATGTTATGGTGGCGGCAAGACGATGATGAGAGGGAAACAGATGATGAAGTGGAAGTGCGAGGAAGaag CGTCCTCGTACTTATCTCTCATTATTTCCCTTTGTTGGAAGTCCTCGACCTCAGTTACCCTTTACACTGCTACCATGGTGCTGTAGAGCTTTCACATTTAAAAAAACTCCGCAAGGTTAATTTCTCTGGTCATTCCGACATCAATGACAAATCGCTTCTCCATTTGTTCAAAAGTTGTAAGGTTCTCGAAGAGGCTATCATGTTGCACTGTTTTGACATAACCTTTGATGGAATTGCTAAAGCTCTGCGCGAGAGACCAACCTTGAGGTCtttatcattttccaaaactaaTGGACCAGTAAAGGTGAGGTATGAGTCAGCTTACACTACTTCACATTTCATTTCCTCCTTGAGTTTGAAATGCTTAGCTTCTCTTGATTTATTGTCTTCGAATATCTCGGATGAGTTGCTCTCCTCTATTGCCACCGAACGTCTACCTTTGACGAGGCTTGTTCTCCAATATTGCATCGGCATTGTTCAAGTTTTAGGGATATGCTGTAACATTAGACATTTGAACTTATCCAAGTGTTCAATGGTGAAACTAGAAATGAACTTTGAAGTTCCCAAATTGGAGGTGTTGAACTTGTCATATacaaatgttgatgatgaagcaCTTTATATGATCTCAAAGAGTTGTTGTGGGCTTTTGAAATTGTCACTTGAAAATTGTAATGATTTCACAAAGAAGGGAGTGAACCATGTGGTAGAAAACTGCACTCAACTGAGAAAGATTAGTTTGGATGGTTGTCATAAAGTACATGCTAATATTGTTTCTTCGATGGTATCTTCAAGGCCATCGTTGAGACAGATAACAGCTCCTCCAACTCGTACGGGTGCCTTTAGTGCGAGAAAGGTGAAATACTTCTTGCGTCAAGGATGCCTTGTTTGCTAG